One Campylobacter sp. RM16192 genomic region harbors:
- a CDS encoding FAD-linked oxidase C-terminal domain-containing protein, producing the protein MEKRHIDFFTKLLNQDNAYFDKAHLLAYSYDATRKRHLPDGVLFPRDESDVSAILKYCNENKIPIIARGAGSGFTGGSLAIEGGIILAFEKHMNKILEIDMQNMVAVVQPGCINMDLQRAVEAKGLFYPPDPASQDYSTIGGNVSENAGGMRAAKYGITKDYVMALRAILPNGEVVRAGKRTIKDVAGYNIAGILIASEGTLAVITEITLKLIAKPKFRKTAMGVFDSVNSAMNAVYKTMAAGVTPVAMEFLDNLSIRAVEEKFNKGLPTNAGAILISDVDGDIEAGLVQDLEIIQKVFKENGASDFKIARDEAERNDIWFARRNCSQAINIYGTLKLNEDITVPRSKLPELLEKISEVAAKYGVQVPCFGHTGDGNVHTNVMVVDKTDPAQVENGHKAIEEIFKITVDLGGTLSGEHGIGISKAEFMPLAFTDAEMTLFKEIKKAFDPNNILNPNKMGL; encoded by the coding sequence ATGGAAAAAAGACATATAGATTTTTTTACTAAGCTACTAAATCAAGATAACGCCTATTTTGACAAGGCTCATCTTTTAGCCTATAGCTACGATGCAACAAGAAAACGCCATTTGCCTGATGGCGTGCTTTTTCCAAGAGATGAAAGTGATGTAAGCGCTATTTTAAAATACTGCAATGAAAATAAGATACCTATAATCGCGCGTGGAGCCGGAAGTGGCTTTACAGGGGGCTCTTTGGCTATAGAGGGCGGTATAATTTTGGCCTTTGAAAAACATATGAATAAAATTCTTGAAATAGATATGCAAAACATGGTTGCAGTAGTGCAGCCTGGCTGTATAAATATGGATTTACAGCGAGCGGTAGAGGCAAAAGGGCTATTTTATCCGCCAGATCCTGCTAGTCAGGACTACTCTACCATAGGTGGCAACGTAAGTGAAAACGCAGGCGGCATGAGAGCGGCCAAATATGGTATTACCAAAGACTATGTAATGGCGCTTAGAGCCATTCTTCCAAACGGAGAGGTTGTAAGAGCGGGTAAGCGCACTATAAAAGATGTCGCAGGATATAATATTGCTGGTATTTTAATAGCCTCAGAGGGCACACTTGCTGTAATAACCGAAATTACTCTAAAGCTAATCGCAAAGCCAAAATTTAGAAAAACCGCTATGGGTGTATTTGACAGTGTAAATTCAGCTATGAATGCCGTATATAAGACCATGGCTGCTGGAGTAACGCCTGTGGCGATGGAGTTTTTGGACAACTTAAGCATACGCGCGGTCGAGGAGAAATTTAATAAAGGCTTGCCTACAAATGCTGGCGCGATTTTAATAAGCGATGTTGACGGCGATATCGAGGCCGGCTTAGTGCAAGATCTAGAGATAATACAAAAAGTATTTAAGGAAAACGGGGCTAGCGATTTTAAAATTGCACGAGATGAGGCCGAGAGAAATGATATATGGTTTGCGCGCAGAAACTGCTCTCAAGCGATAAACATATATGGAACCTTGAAGCTAAACGAAGATATTACAGTGCCTAGATCAAAGCTTCCTGAACTGTTGGAAAAAATTAGCGAAGTAGCGGCTAAATACGGAGTGCAAGTACCTTGCTTTGGGCATACCGGAGACGGAAACGTACATACAAACGTAATGGTGGTAGACAAAACCGATCCTGCGCAGGTAGAAAACGGACACAAGGCGATAGAGGAAATTTTTAAAATCACCGTTGATCTTGGAGGCACACTTAGCGGCGAACATGGCATAGGTATAAGCAAGGCCGAATTTATGCCGCTTGCATTTACAGATGCGGAGATGACTCTATTTAAAGAGATAAAAAAAGCTTTTGATCCAAATAATATTTTAAATCCGAACAAGATGGGGCTGTAA
- the mgtE gene encoding magnesium transporter translates to MNENDQLAEAKELIDSHLNDTIEEELSPADIAQHLKTVRQHDEDLFAEYIEKLEPEILGDVAIELPDHMLKDVIETLPTDKIIEAIEELESDDAAELLEYIEDIDEKKAKEVFDSLDRDDQEEILRIRSYDENEAGAYMQTELFSANLKEKLQVAVNRLREQKENGELENVSQLFIIDDEQILKFAIPLEDLILFDFNKTLKEIIQKSEEDRYKPHVAMDNEPIEDVVDRVQNYDLNSIPVVDSKGVLLGRITTDDVHDFIEDSATEQIYNLANVGDADEEEDESLLKATRSRGIWLLINLFTAIVSSSIIGLFDDTIASYVALAILMPIVASMGGNTGTQALTVTVRRLTLGEIEFKNAKHALKRELGIAFTNGIIFAILIGIVASFWFNRPMLGVVIGAAMLMNFFFAGFFGTVIPLTLKRFNIDPAVGSSVLLTTVTDVVGFFSFLGLAKWILL, encoded by the coding sequence ATGAATGAAAACGATCAATTAGCCGAAGCCAAAGAGCTCATAGATTCGCATTTAAACGATACTATTGAAGAAGAACTTAGCCCCGCTGACATAGCCCAGCATCTAAAGACTGTAAGGCAACATGACGAAGATCTATTTGCCGAGTATATAGAGAAGCTTGAACCTGAAATTTTAGGTGATGTTGCGATAGAGCTTCCTGATCATATGCTTAAGGATGTCATCGAAACTCTGCCTACGGATAAGATTATAGAGGCTATAGAAGAGCTAGAGAGTGACGACGCTGCCGAGCTTTTAGAATACATAGAAGATATTGACGAAAAAAAAGCTAAAGAGGTTTTTGATAGTCTTGACAGAGATGATCAAGAGGAAATTTTAAGGATTAGAAGCTATGATGAAAACGAAGCCGGCGCATATATGCAAACCGAGCTTTTTAGCGCAAACCTAAAAGAAAAATTGCAAGTAGCCGTTAATAGACTAAGAGAGCAGAAAGAAAATGGCGAACTAGAAAACGTCTCTCAGCTTTTTATTATAGATGATGAACAAATTTTAAAATTTGCCATTCCTCTTGAAGATTTAATCCTGTTTGATTTTAATAAAACTCTTAAAGAGATTATTCAAAAAAGCGAAGAAGATAGGTATAAACCTCATGTAGCCATGGATAATGAGCCTATAGAGGATGTCGTAGATAGAGTTCAAAACTATGACTTAAACTCTATACCTGTAGTTGATAGCAAGGGCGTGCTTTTAGGACGTATTACGACAGATGATGTGCATGACTTTATAGAAGATAGCGCAACGGAGCAAATTTATAACCTTGCAAACGTTGGTGATGCGGATGAAGAAGAGGATGAGAGCCTGCTTAAGGCTACCAGATCTCGCGGTATTTGGTTGCTTATCAATTTATTTACAGCAATTGTATCATCTAGTATAATAGGTCTTTTTGACGATACTATTGCAAGCTATGTAGCTCTAGCTATTTTGATGCCTATAGTTGCTTCAATGGGCGGAAATACTGGCACCCAAGCGCTTACTGTTACAGTTAGGCGTTTGACTTTAGGTGAAATTGAGTTTAAAAATGCAAAACACGCCTTAAAACGTGAGCTTGGCATAGCTTTCACAAACGGTATCATTTTTGCTATTTTAATAGGTATTGTAGCTTCGTTTTGGTTTAATAGACCAATGCTTGGCGTGGTTATAGGTGCCGCTATGCTCATGAATTTCTTTTTTGCCGGTTTTTTTGGAACTGTAATACCTTTAACTTTGAAGAGATTTAATATAGATCCGGCTGTCGGCTCAAGTGTCTTGCTTACTACTGTTACCGACGTTGTTGGATTTTTTAGCTTTTTAGGACTTGCCAAATGGATACTATTATAA
- a CDS encoding NUDIX domain-containing protein: protein MDTIIKDIEVLNLEESDFIKPYRLGYSMDGVRKYWDCVKVHNSVSILLYHEEKDAFLLVKQFRPAVWYNLQKEGRSYDEMGYTYELCAGLMDKGISEKETIIEEVAEEVGFKIKDAEKIVVTHGALGFGGNSQTMFYATINDSMKVSEGGGIDGENIELVYIDVNKARDFMYDQNRVKAAGLLFAFMWFFDKFKR, encoded by the coding sequence ATGGATACTATTATAAAAGATATTGAAGTTTTAAACCTAGAGGAATCTGATTTTATAAAGCCTTATCGACTTGGGTACTCTATGGATGGAGTGCGAAAATATTGGGATTGTGTAAAAGTGCATAATAGCGTGTCTATTTTATTGTATCACGAGGAAAAGGATGCATTTTTGTTAGTTAAGCAGTTTCGTCCGGCTGTGTGGTACAACTTGCAAAAAGAGGGTAGGAGCTATGATGAAATGGGCTATACATACGAGCTTTGTGCAGGACTTATGGATAAAGGGATTAGCGAAAAAGAGACAATCATAGAAGAGGTTGCGGAAGAAGTTGGGTTTAAGATAAAAGATGCAGAAAAAATAGTAGTTACTCATGGAGCGCTTGGATTTGGTGGAAATTCTCAAACCATGTTTTATGCCACTATAAACGATAGTATGAAAGTAAGTGAAGGTGGCGGCATAGATGGTGAAAATATCGAGCTTGTCTATATAGATGTAAATAAGGCTAGAGATTTTATGTATGATCAAAATAGAGTAAAGGCCGCTGGATTGTTATTTGCATTTATGTGGTTTTTTGATAAGTTTAAAAGATAG
- a CDS encoding plasminogen-binding N-terminal domain-containing protein — MKKIVTFLVIFISSCFAAEFSMNEYNTPLIEAKDGYGTIIDSPDIVVGSSGIVMHNFGPSKRSIIARASVTEKSGGFAKVRFEVFDSLEQKAMPIPGILPARGDTIILNYLYSRSLIVVPNKEIYNEIVSSFKNMEFIHPDIVGSYLSYEYKPNPSRNDFRKMCSQSAAGLIFIAMNNEALFADCQSFEVLKRFKSGSVSYYQLPFYTRVKDIDTVFWKFGSSKISDFDRHYKSLLKDK, encoded by the coding sequence TTGAAAAAGATAGTAACATTTTTAGTTATTTTTATATCATCTTGTTTTGCGGCGGAATTTAGCATGAACGAATACAACACTCCGCTAATAGAAGCAAAAGACGGATACGGCACAATAATAGACAGCCCTGATATAGTTGTAGGATCAAGCGGTATAGTAATGCACAATTTCGGTCCGTCAAAAAGATCAATAATAGCTCGTGCAAGCGTAACAGAAAAAAGCGGAGGATTTGCCAAAGTTCGTTTTGAAGTATTCGACTCATTAGAACAAAAAGCAATGCCAATACCTGGAATTCTTCCCGCAAGAGGTGACACTATCATATTAAACTACTTATATAGCCGTTCTTTAATAGTGGTTCCAAATAAAGAAATTTATAATGAAATAGTAAGTTCTTTTAAAAACATGGAGTTTATACATCCTGATATTGTAGGTTCGTATTTAAGCTACGAATATAAGCCAAATCCAAGCCGTAATGATTTTCGCAAAATGTGTTCTCAAAGTGCAGCGGGACTAATATTTATAGCAATGAACAACGAAGCGTTATTTGCAGATTGCCAAAGCTTTGAAGTTTTAAAGAGATTTAAAAGCGGTTCAGTAAGCTACTATCAACTACCGTTTTATACTCGCGTTAAAGATATAGATACCGTATTTTGGAAATTTGGTTCAAGCAAAATAAGCGACTTTGATCGCCACTACAAATCACTTTTGAAAGACAAATAA
- a CDS encoding peptidoglycan DD-metalloendopeptidase family protein, with protein sequence MVKKIFILTTFFLQLFATKPSVEELIWPNGATFLTFLESNSIPLSIYYNLDREDKEAVSEIMAGVRYQILRDKDSSIKQVLIPINEELQIQIYKDEHDKFKVQLTPISYQVEDMVLSIKVNVSPYQDILDHTGSVALANAFSIAMNGQVDFRRIKKDDRLIIVYTQKRRLGRVFGMPEIHSAMIEVNKKQHFVYRMENKFYDKSGKQNDKFFLIRPIANARITSRFTLKRYHPVLKRYKAHLGVDYGAPKGTPIKSAGDGTVKFVGRKGGYGKVIIVRHSGGYETLYAHLNGFAKGIKSGLKVKQNQLVAYVGNTGMSTGPHLHFGLYKNQKAINPESMLKIKKSSVDSSVNAEFKKIMAENDSKIKKYLDKELTSEKEESFDNFVEF encoded by the coding sequence ATGGTAAAAAAAATATTTATTCTTACGACATTTTTTTTACAGCTGTTTGCCACAAAACCTAGTGTAGAAGAGCTTATATGGCCAAATGGCGCTACATTTTTAACCTTCCTTGAAAGCAATTCCATTCCCTTATCTATTTATTATAATTTGGATAGAGAGGATAAAGAGGCTGTAAGTGAGATAATGGCGGGCGTAAGATATCAAATTTTAAGAGATAAAGATAGTAGCATAAAGCAGGTTTTAATCCCTATAAATGAAGAGCTTCAAATTCAAATATATAAAGACGAGCATGACAAATTTAAAGTTCAACTAACACCTATATCATACCAAGTAGAAGATATGGTATTAAGTATCAAGGTAAATGTCTCTCCATATCAAGATATTTTAGATCATACTGGCAGTGTGGCACTTGCAAATGCCTTTAGCATTGCCATGAATGGACAGGTGGATTTTAGAAGGATAAAAAAAGACGATAGGCTGATTATTGTTTATACTCAAAAAAGAAGGCTTGGCCGAGTATTTGGTATGCCAGAAATTCACTCTGCAATGATTGAAGTGAATAAAAAACAGCATTTTGTATATAGGATGGAGAATAAATTTTATGATAAAAGCGGTAAGCAAAATGATAAATTTTTTCTCATAAGACCTATAGCAAATGCACGCATAACCTCACGCTTCACGCTCAAAAGATATCATCCAGTATTAAAAAGATACAAGGCTCATCTTGGAGTTGATTATGGCGCACCCAAGGGTACTCCTATAAAATCTGCAGGTGATGGAACGGTAAAATTTGTAGGCAGAAAGGGCGGTTACGGTAAGGTAATTATAGTAAGACATAGTGGCGGATATGAAACTTTGTATGCGCACCTAAACGGCTTTGCAAAAGGCATTAAATCAGGTCTTAAAGTTAAACAAAATCAACTCGTGGCATATGTTGGAAATACTGGTATGAGTACTGGTCCACATCTGCATTTTGGCTTATATAAAAATCAAAAAGCTATAAACCCAGAAAGTATGCTAAAAATTAAAAAGAGTAGCGTGGATAGCTCTGTAAATGCTGAATTTAAAAAGATTATGGCTGAAAATGACTCGAAAATAAAAAAATATTTAGATAAAGAATTAACTTCGGAAAAAGAAGAGTCGTTTGATAACTTTGTGGAATTTTAA